The following proteins are co-located in the Patescibacteria group bacterium genome:
- the queD gene encoding 6-carboxytetrahydropterin synthase QueD translates to MSVTKEFTFSAAHFLTKYHGKCENLHGHNYRLAVTVTGPLNNDDLVIDFTELKNLVKKHILDILDHTNLNDRFSNPTCELVAEWIFTELKKYIPVTTIQLWETDTSSVTYTG, encoded by the coding sequence ATTAGTGTTACTAAAGAGTTTACTTTTTCGGCTGCACATTTCTTGACAAAATATCATGGTAAATGTGAAAATTTACATGGTCACAATTATCGTCTGGCTGTTACTGTCACTGGGCCATTAAACAATGATGATCTAGTGATAGATTTTACGGAATTAAAAAATCTGGTAAAAAAACACATACTAGATATTTTGGATCATACAAATTTAAATGACAGATTTTCTAATCCAACTTGTGAGCTAGTGGCTGAATGGATATTTACTGAATTAAAGAAATATATACCAGTAACAACCATTCAGCTTTGGGAAACAGACACATCATCAGTAACCTACACCGGCTAA